The nucleotide sequence CCGGCTAGATCGATTACTCCCCCTGTGTTAATAGCGCTAGTTGAACTGCCAAAGCCGATCAATGCACTTGCGTTGAGTACTCCTCCGAGAGTCGTAGTTAATGTTATAGGTGCACCAGAAGCAAATGGAATGATTGTGCCCGCACCAGCTGTACCAGCCGGGCCTTGTGGTCCAGTAGCGCCAGTTGCACCCGCAGGGCCAGCCGGACCTTGTGGTCCAGTAGCACCAGTTGTGCCCGCAGGGCCTTGTGGTCCAGTAGCACCAGTTGCACCCGCAGGGCCAGCCGGACCTTGAGGACCTGTTGCGCCAGTCGGACCCGTGGCACCGGTAGCGCCAGTAGCACCAGTAGCGCCCGCCGGACCCTGTGAACCCGCTGGTCCAGCCGGGCCTTGCTTGCTCGGAGTATCGGCAGATCCTTCAGCTGTATTTATTTTAACCATCTGGGAGGACTTGTCCCAACTGACTTCAGCATCGAAAGCGTTGGCGAGAATGCGTAGAGGCACCATTACTCTTCCATTTCTAATTTGTGCGGGCTCGGCGAGTTCAAGTTCCTTCGTTGTAGAATCCTTAGTCACCGTTGCTTTCTTAGAGCCCATGACTAGCACAACGGTTAAGTTGTCTTTGGTCAATGTCGCCGTTTGTGTCGCTTTATTCCAATGGATAGATGTGTTGAACGTGTCTGAGATCGATTTGAAAGGAACAAGTACAGTTTGATTTACGAGAATAGGGGAACTGTCATAAGACTTGCTGTTGCCATTGACTTCAATTTTTATTGCGCTTGCCGCTAAACTTACGGGTACGGACATTAATTGAACTACAAGTGCAATGATAACTGTAAGAGCTGTTACTTTCCTTTTGAACAAGAGACTTCCTCCTCATGATGGTATGAATGGACCTTTTTCAACCTTCTATATTTAATACCAAATATTATTAAGTATACTTGTTTATTTGTTTTACGGTAGTGACACCTGTCATTGCTTTTGTCATATGACATTTTTCCAATTATTTGCATAATATTCAACCGGGGCGAGTGTCTCGATCGGCGCGATCAGATGGAATGACACGATAATAAAAGTTTCATATAGTGAAACAATCTTTACCGATTGTTGCTTCTAATTTGGTTACGCCTTAGGATTGATTCATAGGAGGTGAACTTGGTGAGTAAATACGAACTCTCAACATTAAAGAGGGGACTGCAAATAATTGAACTATTGAAAACAAGCCGCTTCTTAACATTACGAGAGATCTCAGAGTCCCTTGAGTTAACAAAAACGACTGCTTTTCGACTAGCGAACACTCTAGAAGGTATGGATTATATCAAGAAAACCGGGAAATATTATGAGTTGAATCACGGGATGTTTCTTCCCGTCATGACAGGAAAAACCTCCATTGACTGGACTGCATTACAAAGTCCGTATCTTCTGGGGAAAAATATAGGAGAAAGCGTGTATATCGGTACTCTTGAGGGAACTGAGCTCGTTATGCAGCAGATGATCAGAACTCCTTTCGAGGAACCTTATCGCCAGGAGATTGTAAATCGTTCTTCTGCTCATCTCAGTGCCTTAGGGAAAGTTATCTTAGCCCATTTGCACCCAACTGAACAACAAGATCAATTTGCTCGTCTTTCTCTCACTAAAGCGACTGATCAAACATTTATAGATCGAGATCTGTTTTTTCACCATCTGGATGTTATCGCACAACAAGGTTTTGCGTTTGATGATGAAGAGAGATTTCCTGGGGTTCGTTGCCTAGCAGCTCCAGTGTTTCGGGACAACCATGTCATCGCGGCAGTGGCGATCGCTTGACCAAATGAGAGCATAAAAAGAGGTCAATTGCGAAGCTTAACTCGTAAGGTTTTAGAAGTCAGCAAGGAGATCACGAATGAAATCGATCGAGATATTATCTATCCCCGGTGCGAAGAGAGCAGAACAAGTGCTTGATAATCTGAAAACATTGGATGTTCAATTGACAGCAGAGGAAATTCAAGAAATTAACCGCGCGTTTAAGGCTTAAGGAATCGAGGGCTACAATGAAAGAAACATACAAACCACTATTTGAACCCTTTACTTTCCGTAATGGAGTTCAGTTGAAAAATCGAATTGTTATGGCACCTATGACGACATTTTCTGCGAATCCGGATGATACCGTTTCTGATGCGGAGATCGATTATTATGCGGCGCGTTCCAACGGTCCGGGAATGGTTATTACGGCTTGTGCTTACGTTCAAGCAAATGGCAAAGGATTTGAAGGCCAGTTTGCTGCGGATCGGGATACGATGATTCCAAGCTTGCGAAGGGTAGCTTCTTCTATTAAAGATAAAGGAGCAAAGGCTGTACTGCAGCTTTATCACGGCGGGCGATTAGCTGTACCGCACTTGATCCCAAATGGTGAAACAGTAAGTGCGAGCAGTGTGGCTCCTCTTCTTGACCGGGGTTTTTACAGTATCGACCAAACGCCTCGAAGTGTAAGTGATGGAGAAATAATTGAATTAATTCAAGCTTATGGACAAGCAACTCACCGCGCGATAAAAGCAGGCTTTGACGGGGTTGAACTTCATGGTGCAAGCGGGTATTTGATCCAACAGTTCTTCTCCCCTCACTCGAATACAAGAACAGATCGTTGGGGAGGAAGCCTTGAAAGAAGACTTACTTTCCCGCTAGCTGTCGTAGAAGAAGTAAAAAGAGTCATTGCGGTTCACGCAAATCAACCTTTTATTCTCGGTTACCGTCTTTCTCCGGAAGAACCGGAAACGCCCGGAATTACAATGAAGGAGACATTTGCGCTGCTTGATGCGCTGGCTGGCGTAGAACTAGATTACATTCATATGGCATTAAATGATTTCTGGTCAAAGCCGCGTCGCGGAGTGGAAAGCATTCGTTCAAGGGTTGAGCTCATCCAAGAACATCTCGGAAATCGAGTTCCTATCATTGGTGTTGGCTCCATCCATACTCCGGATCAGGCGACAGAAGCAATAAAGAAATCCGGAATTCCTCTTATTGCTTTAGGAAGGGAACTAATTGTCGAACCTGATTGGGTGGCAAAAGTTCAAGAAGGAAAAGAGGACACGATCAGAACGACGCTGCAACCAAACGATCAAGCAGTTCTCACGATTCCAGACCCGCTCTGGGAGCTCATACTGAGCGTGCCTGGTTGGTTTCCTGTTGAGTAAAGTATAGACTGACAGTCTCATTAAGTTCTTTTACTTCTATAACCTCTTTATCAAACTGATACGCTACAGTAACATTTTTTATTATCGCAAGATTCTCGTAGGCGAACTTAAAGTCTTCATTCCTCGGCAGTTGCCACAGCTAGCTGCATGCTCTCCTCCACTTCCCGGATTGCCTTGAACAGTTCGTTATCGGGAAGAGCCTCGCTCCATTCGTGAGGCCAATTGACGTCGCTCCCTGCGAGTCTCTGCTTATAATGCTCTGCTTCTGTGGACTGCTTCAGTAAAGCATGGGCCAAGCTTTCGATATCGGGCGGCACCGCGCTGATGTTGGACGAAATTTGGCGGAAATACTCGGCCGTTTTAATCCCATAGGTGTTGGTGACGACCAGCAAGCCTGCGGAAGCCATCTCGATCGGCAGCAGACTCGGATGGGGAGAATCCATCAAGGCAAGCCCCAGATTGTGCTGCGGCAGCAGCTCCTCATAATCGTCCATATTGAGTTTGCCGATATGCTTGATCCGAATGCCGCTTGGCAGCACTTGAGTGGACTTGTCCCCTCCGATTCCGATAATCTCCCACTCCTCCTCGGAGAATCCGCCGAGCTCTCTAGCTCGATCGATGGCCAAACAGCCTAGCGCATACAGATTTCGCGAGTTATGCGGTTGAGGTCTGGCGTAGAAGAGCAGCTTCTTCTTGCGTCTCTTCGACGGTCGAACCATTTGCTGTTCGGACAGCTCAAATCTAAGAATTGGATTCTTGAAATAAGAGCCGGCATTCAAAGGAGATACGATTCCCGACTGAACGAAATACTGTTGCAGGATATCTGTCGAGAATATCGGGTAATAATCCAGTCGATAGCTGTTCTCGGCCAACACCTTATAAGTCCCATTCTCATAAAAGATGGGCTCGTAATCTTGGGCAAGATAAATAAATTTAGAGTAGATGGTCTCATTAGTCGCCTCGCTCGCCAGATGGGCGGTCCACCAGGAGGTCGCAATGAAGATGTCGCTCTCCGAGATCTTCACTTCCTGCTCGAAAGAATAACAAGTCTGAAACTCGGCGTCAGTCAGAAAAGTCTTCAGCCTGCCGTCATGATTCTTGATTTGATCCAGATTCTCCTTCGAGAATTCCGATTGATCGGTCATCAGAATTCGAATCAAATAGCCTAATTCATAAAACTTCTTGGCTAAATTAAACATCCCTATGTATCCACCGAAGAAGTTCTGCGGGTCGATCTGCGAGATGAGTAGATTGACTCTCCGTGGTGCCTCAGTCGAAACGACGAATCTTCTTCCCATGAACTTGCGCTTGTATTCCAAAACATAATGGTCAACCCCATACGTTGGGTTCTCTACCGCAGTCAATGACATCCGATCGGTAGCTCCTTGCGATGCTACACTTGTCGCATAGGTGCTTTGTGTCAGCCTACGAACCCATCTCCTCATCGGAATGACAAATGTACCCGTCAGCCTGTTAACGAGCAGGGAGACCAACATCCACAACTCAATATTGTTTAACGTCTCTTTACCTCGGCTAACCTTGCGATGGACTTTCCATAGTCCCCTTACGCTTCGGTAGCGACGAATGAGCTTCAGCATCTCAGGAGTCGCTCCACGCTGCTCGGCATTTTCCGCCAACGTGACGATATGCTCGGCGTTAAGATGATTAAAGTTATAGAGAGATACCATATTTGCGTACAGCTCTCGCAAGATTAGCTTCGACTTCACTTTCAATGGACGGTTCTTGTCCTTGACTAGCTTCCGTACTTCTTGCATGGGTCTTAGTTCCATAATCGCTTCGATAAACGGTTTGCTCCCGAAGTTGGTATGTCCGATAACGTTGTTGTCGCTCTGAACATAATCATACAGCGGTTCATCGATGTACTCGATGCCTCCGCGCATACTAGCGATCATGGCAATCCATTGGTCGTGGTAAATGTCTCCGTTGCGAGGTGGAAAAGGTAAAATATCCCGAAGTATATCCGCCCGAAATACCGATGCAGCACCTGTAACCGTGTTGGCGATAACCAACAGATCCAAGTCTTTATTTCGGTAATAATTTTTTCTTTTCACCCAATAGCTGTCATAGATAAGGCTTCCATCCCGCTTCACGATTCTCATATCGCAATAAACAAGCTTACTGCATTCATGCTCAAGCAGCGCCTTTACACTTAAGCTTAGCTTATTCGGATACCAGTAATCGTCTTGGTCGGCGAGCGCGACGAACTGGGCCTCCTTGGGAACCCGTTCCAAGCAGCGTTCGAAGTTATGATAGAACCCGACATTGTCTTCATTATCGATAAAGATGAACCTCTCGTCGTTTCCCAGAATCTCTAATATCTGCTTTCTACAACTGATCTTCGAACAATCGTCGCTAACGATGCAGATCCAGTTCCGGTATTCCTGACTTCGGATGCTCTCTACTTGTCTCCTGAACTGTTCCAGATCCGGGTTATAGGTTGTCATGCAAATCGTGACCAGCCCCGTATCGTCAGACGTCTGAATATCAAGTTCTCTCGATGTGTAAGGGGACAAAGTCAACGTTCCGAGCTCGATTCGACCGGTGATTCCGTTCTGGAATGTCACTTCCAGATAAACATCGCGCTCCTCAATGTTCGATACGGGTTCAATGACAACGGGCACGCGAAAGCCGGAGAACAAAGAATTCAGCTTGCGGTCGATATGAAGGTAGTCAGCCAGCACATCTGGTCGGTAGATCGTCTTATCTGTGGCATCGAAGACGCTATCACCCACCACAACCTGAATACGGGCTGCCCTCGAATCACTGAATACCCAACCCTTGACTGCATAGACCATGGGGTTGCCGGGGCTTGCTTTTTTCGGTAGCATTTTATCTATACTGTAGTACAACATGGGTCCCACCCCGTCCTTCTTTATGTTTATGAATGTGCTCTCGCTCCAGGCAGCCTCTGGTTCACATATTCGAACAGTATGGACTTCAAAGGTTCGGACATTTGGCTCGAAGCAGCACGTATATCTTCTACCGCCTCATCCGTCAGGACAATTGCAGGAGGAAGGGACGAAATCTCCATGTTAGAATAATGAATGGCAAACCTTTCACTTAACCACCGAATGTCTCCCGACGCTTGGGCACTTATTCTTTCTTTATATTCTGGTGGAACATCGAATGCCGGACCTCGCACCTTATGTAGAAGCGCGAATTCCTGTTCCCTATGATCCGGGTTCAGTCGACCATCTACTGTCAGCGGAACCCGATCGTTGAGATAAGAGATCAGGTCGGCCGCGATTAACGACAAGCTCTCGTTGGACCTTATGATTCTTAATCTCTCGAGTGTATCACTCTTGATGTCTAGGTTCGATAGAAAGTGACCGACAATTCCTTGCGGATGATCGAGAGCCTGTTCGAACGAATAGACAGAAGTGCAATCTGACCCGAACACGTCGACGAATTTCTGAATTCTCTTCTGGAACAATCCATTCAGTTCTGTATCGATCTCGCCCCAAGCGGTCTTCCCTGTCACGCCATTCCTAATTCTCTCCTGGATGGCGCTGATAGCCCATTTCATCGGATGGCGTACGTAGACAACGACCCTTATGTTCAAATCGCGGGACGAAACGGAATGGATAAATTCGCGCAGCTTAATTAGTCCGTTGGCGCTAAGCTTCGATATATCCTCACCGGAGATTACAAGCTTGTCCCCTTCTCGCTTCTGAAGCTCATCCAACAGGATCCGAACATACTCACGATTAGCGAATCCGACCTCCGCCTCGCTTAAGCCTTTCTTGATATTCATGTGATAGCTCTCAGGATACTCACTGAATAAGCTAAAAAATGCGACGGAGTGATTGGCTGCAATAGATCTCGGGTAGAGAATTCCTTTAGATTCCAGCAGCTGATTATTCTTCTCTAAGTACAACGACTCTTGGATGCTAGATGTCCCCGTTTTATGCAACCCAACATGCAAAATAACCTCTTTGATCGTTTTGTTCTTCGCGGTCAGAAGCGGATTCAGCACGCAGTTCGGATTATCCCTTAGTAGGCTCTCCATATGGATTTTCGGGCTGGGGGATCTGCCTTCCTTCCATCCGGCAATTGTAAATTGCTCCAGAAGATCGAAGGGGCCTTCTCTAAGATCCTTGTTATGGTATAAATAATAATACTCGTTGAATAGCGGCTTTAATCTGCGTTTGTCCGATGCGATCCGCCAACTCCGACGCGGGTGTCCGATGATCCTAGCGATCCTCATGACGGAACGGAATAACGCTTGCTTTGCTCCTGCATAGGTCGCCTTTCTCTCATCCAATGCTTCTATGAAGATCTCCGCTTCAAGCTTTTGTTCCTCTGCGAGTTGCTTGTTCTCCCCTGCAAGACGCTGCCATTTCTCTAGTGCAAGCCGATTCTCCTCTAACGAGAGCTGTTTCTCTTCCGATGCAAGGCGCCACTCTTCTATCGTCGCCTCATGAAGTCGGATTCGTTCATTCAATTCCGCATTCTCGCGTTCAAGCCCGCTTAAGGCACTATTGAGTTCTTCGATCTGCTTCATCTTGAGACTGTTCAATAAGGTATACGCGAACTCATCCAATGGGAATACCGATATTCGGAAGACGGCCCTCGAGACCGGCTGACCGTTCAGTCGATAAACGATCTGTGGATCGTCGTTCTCGAACAGAAACACCCGATCGGCGAGGCGCACTTGATAATTGCCTCCTATTATTTCATAAGGAAGCGGTAAGCCTTCGTGCTCGAACACCGCTTGATGTACGATAGCCAAACAGCAAGAAAGACCTGGGTCCAGTCGATAATGCTCTACCGGTCCTTGATTCACAAGAGATATCTCCAAGCGGTATCTTCCTTGAAAATTCGATCTCTGGGATTGGTGCTCCGAGAACCCCTCCCCGGTGTCGATGAACACCT is from Candidatus Cohnella colombiensis and encodes:
- a CDS encoding NADH-dependent flavin oxidoreductase; amino-acid sequence: MKETYKPLFEPFTFRNGVQLKNRIVMAPMTTFSANPDDTVSDAEIDYYAARSNGPGMVITACAYVQANGKGFEGQFAADRDTMIPSLRRVASSIKDKGAKAVLQLYHGGRLAVPHLIPNGETVSASSVAPLLDRGFYSIDQTPRSVSDGEIIELIQAYGQATHRAIKAGFDGVELHGASGYLIQQFFSPHSNTRTDRWGGSLERRLTFPLAVVEEVKRVIAVHANQPFILGYRLSPEEPETPGITMKETFALLDALAGVELDYIHMALNDFWSKPRRGVESIRSRVELIQEHLGNRVPIIGVGSIHTPDQATEAIKKSGIPLIALGRELIVEPDWVAKVQEGKEDTIRTTLQPNDQAVLTIPDPLWELILSVPGWFPVE
- a CDS encoding glycosyltransferase, which codes for MLYYSIDKMLPKKASPGNPMVYAVKGWVFSDSRAARIQVVVGDSVFDATDKTIYRPDVLADYLHIDRKLNSLFSGFRVPVVIEPVSNIEERDVYLEVTFQNGITGRIELGTLTLSPYTSRELDIQTSDDTGLVTICMTTYNPDLEQFRRQVESIRSQEYRNWICIVSDDCSKISCRKQILEILGNDERFIFIDNEDNVGFYHNFERCLERVPKEAQFVALADQDDYWYPNKLSLSVKALLEHECSKLVYCDMRIVKRDGSLIYDSYWVKRKNYYRNKDLDLLVIANTVTGAASVFRADILRDILPFPPRNGDIYHDQWIAMIASMRGGIEYIDEPLYDYVQSDNNVIGHTNFGSKPFIEAIMELRPMQEVRKLVKDKNRPLKVKSKLILRELYANMVSLYNFNHLNAEHIVTLAENAEQRGATPEMLKLIRRYRSVRGLWKVHRKVSRGKETLNNIELWMLVSLLVNRLTGTFVIPMRRWVRRLTQSTYATSVASQGATDRMSLTAVENPTYGVDHYVLEYKRKFMGRRFVVSTEAPRRVNLLISQIDPQNFFGGYIGMFNLAKKFYELGYLIRILMTDQSEFSKENLDQIKNHDGRLKTFLTDAEFQTCYSFEQEVKISESDIFIATSWWTAHLASEATNETIYSKFIYLAQDYEPIFYENGTYKVLAENSYRLDYYPIFSTDILQQYFVQSGIVSPLNAGSYFKNPILRFELSEQQMVRPSKRRKKKLLFYARPQPHNSRNLYALGCLAIDRARELGGFSEEEWEIIGIGGDKSTQVLPSGIRIKHIGKLNMDDYEELLPQHNLGLALMDSPHPSLLPIEMASAGLLVVTNTYGIKTAEYFRQISSNISAVPPDIESLAHALLKQSTEAEHYKQRLAGSDVNWPHEWSEALPDNELFKAIREVEESMQLAVATAEE
- a CDS encoding exosporium glycoprotein BclB-related protein, which translates into the protein MFKRKVTALTVIIALVVQLMSVPVSLAASAIKIEVNGNSKSYDSSPILVNQTVLVPFKSISDTFNTSIHWNKATQTATLTKDNLTVVLVMGSKKATVTKDSTTKELELAEPAQIRNGRVMVPLRILANAFDAEVSWDKSSQMVKINTAEGSADTPSKQGPAGPAGSQGPAGATGATGATGATGPTGATGPQGPAGPAGATGATGPQGPAGTTGATGPQGPAGPAGATGATGPQGPAGTAGAGTIIPFASGAPITLTTTLGGVLNASALIGFGSSTSAINTGGVIDLAGVSNNVAFLVPRNGTITDISAFFSTTVANSLVGSTITITAQLYQSTTPFSSIFTAIPGAHATLAPSYTGILAPGSNSAGTTSGLNIPVTVGTRLLLVYNANVIAGLDVATSMVGHASAGVNIK
- a CDS encoding IclR family transcriptional regulator C-terminal domain-containing protein; translated protein: MSKYELSTLKRGLQIIELLKTSRFLTLREISESLELTKTTAFRLANTLEGMDYIKKTGKYYELNHGMFLPVMTGKTSIDWTALQSPYLLGKNIGESVYIGTLEGTELVMQQMIRTPFEEPYRQEIVNRSSAHLSALGKVILAHLHPTEQQDQFARLSLTKATDQTFIDRDLFFHHLDVIAQQGFAFDDEERFPGVRCLAAPVFRDNHVIAAVAIA